Proteins encoded together in one Polaribacter reichenbachii window:
- a CDS encoding nucleotide exchange factor GrpE produces MSKKEDIKEEEISNEQETAQVEENQEVETESVKDEPTTEELVQVEKDKFLRLFAEFENYKKRTTRERIELFKTAGQELMTSLLPVVDDFERALTHIEEDKEAEELRKGVLLIYNKFYNTLEQKGLSRIETKTGDTFDAEIHEAITQIPAPSEDLKGKIIDCVEKGYKLGDKVIRYPKVVIGQ; encoded by the coding sequence ATGAGTAAGAAAGAAGATATAAAAGAAGAAGAAATTAGCAACGAGCAAGAAACTGCACAAGTAGAAGAAAATCAAGAAGTTGAAACAGAATCTGTAAAAGATGAGCCTACAACTGAAGAATTAGTTCAGGTAGAAAAAGATAAGTTTTTACGTCTTTTTGCTGAGTTTGAAAACTATAAAAAAAGAACAACTAGAGAAAGAATCGAATTATTTAAAACAGCAGGTCAGGAATTAATGACATCTTTACTGCCAGTTGTAGATGATTTTGAGCGTGCTTTGACACATATCGAAGAAGATAAAGAAGCAGAAGAGTTAAGAAAAGGTGTTTTATTAATCTATAATAAATTCTACAACACTTTAGAGCAAAAAGGTTTATCTAGAATAGAAACTAAAACTGGAGATACTTTTGATGCTGAAATTCACGAAGCAATTACACAAATTCCTGCTCCGTCAGAAGATTTAAAAGGAAAAATAATTGATTGTGTAGAAAAAGGTTACAAGTTAGGTGATAAAGTAATTCGTTACCCAAAAGTAGTAATAGGACAGTAA
- a CDS encoding YncE family protein: MMNIKKTIFLVALSGVLFSSCNNNDGEDLPKGDYENGILIANEGAFSGGTGTINFISDDYLTEESTIYSSLNGENIGTILQSIGFNGDDAYLVANVGNKISIADRYTMEKITEISQGLSNPRYIAFANGKGYVTNWGEGGDATDDYIAVVDLASNTISTTISVAEGPEQVIADGNTIYVSHKGGWGSGNTISVIDTTSDSVISTITVGNVPDEMIIDNSGNLVVSCEGSAWSTPELLGSLVTVNTSTNTVSSTIDFASGFHPGNMVLSDANIYLSTSSDVYQMSESASVVPTSSIISTTVYGMSVNDGKIYVTDAKDYASNGTLKIFDASSFIELKEFTVGLIPGKVYFN; the protein is encoded by the coding sequence ATGATGAATATCAAAAAGACAATTTTTTTAGTAGCATTATCAGGTGTGTTATTTTCTTCCTGTAACAATAATGATGGTGAAGATTTACCAAAAGGAGATTATGAAAACGGAATTTTAATAGCAAATGAAGGTGCTTTTTCTGGAGGAACAGGAACTATTAATTTTATTTCTGATGATTATTTAACAGAAGAATCTACTATTTATAGTTCTTTAAATGGAGAAAATATTGGTACAATTTTACAATCTATAGGTTTTAATGGAGATGATGCTTATTTAGTGGCAAATGTTGGTAATAAAATTTCTATAGCTGATAGATATACTATGGAAAAAATTACTGAAATATCTCAAGGTCTAAGTAATCCAAGGTATATTGCTTTTGCAAATGGTAAAGGATACGTTACAAATTGGGGAGAAGGTGGTGATGCTACAGATGATTATATTGCTGTTGTAGATTTAGCTTCTAACACAATTTCTACAACAATTTCTGTGGCAGAAGGTCCTGAACAAGTTATTGCAGATGGTAATACTATTTATGTTTCTCACAAAGGTGGTTGGGGTTCTGGTAATACAATTTCAGTAATTGATACAACTTCAGATTCTGTAATATCTACAATTACTGTTGGTAATGTGCCAGATGAAATGATAATTGATAATAGTGGGAATTTAGTAGTTTCTTGCGAAGGAAGTGCTTGGAGTACTCCAGAACTTTTAGGAAGTTTAGTAACTGTAAACACCAGTACAAATACTGTTAGTTCTACTATAGATTTTGCTTCAGGTTTTCATCCAGGAAATATGGTTTTGAGTGATGCTAATATTTATCTTTCTACTTCTTCTGATGTATATCAAATGAGTGAAAGTGCATCAGTAGTTCCTACTTCTTCAATTATTTCTACTACAGTTTATGGGATGTCTGTAAATGATGGTAAAATTTATGTTACAGATGCAAAGGATTATGCCTCAAATGGAACATTAAAAATATTTGATGCTTCTTCTTTTATTGAATTGAAGGAGTTTACAGTTGGTTTAATACCTGGTAAAGTTTATTTCAATTAA
- a CDS encoding DUF3307 domain-containing protein codes for MLLFLKFLLAHILGDFVFQPEKWVNDKEKKKVKSLYLYFHIALHALSLLIILLFDLQQYWLGFLFIIASHYSIDLLKLYLQKKKTKRIWFFIDQVLHLFMLMIAASFYEDFQLSIENTITEKTLLLLIFILMVVFVSAIIIKIIITQWNPESKKENDDSLAKAGRYIGILERLFVFTFVITNHWESIGFLLAAKSVFRFGDLTSSKDRKLTEYILIGTLLSFGFAVFLGILYLYLLNFI; via the coding sequence ATGCTCCTATTTTTAAAGTTCTTATTGGCACATATTTTAGGTGATTTTGTTTTTCAACCAGAAAAATGGGTAAATGATAAAGAAAAAAAGAAAGTAAAATCTTTATACTTATATTTTCATATAGCTCTACACGCTTTATCTTTATTGATAATTCTTTTGTTTGATCTACAACAATATTGGCTAGGTTTTCTGTTTATTATTGCTTCTCATTATAGTATAGATCTTTTAAAATTATATCTTCAAAAGAAAAAAACAAAACGAATTTGGTTTTTTATAGATCAAGTTTTACATCTTTTTATGCTGATGATTGCAGCATCTTTCTATGAAGATTTTCAATTATCCATAGAAAATACTATCACAGAAAAAACGTTATTATTATTGATTTTTATTTTGATGGTTGTGTTTGTTTCAGCAATTATTATTAAAATAATTATTACGCAATGGAACCCTGAGAGCAAAAAAGAAAATGATGATTCTTTAGCTAAAGCTGGTAGATATATAGGGATTTTAGAACGCCTTTTTGTGTTTACTTTTGTAATTACCAATCATTGGGAAAGTATTGGATTTTTATTGGCTGCTAAATCCGTTTTTAGATTTGGCGATTTAACATCATCTAAAGACAGAAAACTTACAGAATACATATTAATTGGTACTTTATTAAGTTTTGGTTTTGCTGTCTTTTTAGGAATTTTATATTTGTACCTCTTAAATTTTATATAA
- the murA gene encoding UDP-N-acetylglucosamine 1-carboxyvinyltransferase, with amino-acid sequence MASFKIEGGHKLNGTITPQGAKNEVLQILCAVLLTPEKVTVHNVPDIIDVNKLIFILGELGVKVEKLSSNSYAFQADEVNLGYLESPEFKRDGSSLRGSIMLVGPMLARFGKGYIPKPGGDKIGRRRLDTHFEGFTNLGAFFRYNKEESFYGVEAEELFGTDMLLDEASVTGTANILMAAVLATGTTTIYNAACEPYIQQLCKMLNSMGANITGVGSNLLTIIGVDTLGGCEHTVLPDMIEIGSWIGVAVMTRSALTIKNVSWENLGQIPNVFAKLGIEFEKIGDDIFIPEQESYEIQNYIDGSVLTVSDAPWPGFTPDLLSIVLVIATQAKGTVLIHQKMFESRLFFVDKLIDMGAKVILCDPHRATVIGQNFESTLKATTMTSPDIRAGISLLIAALSAKGTSIIHNIEQIDRGYENIEARLKSIGAKIERI; translated from the coding sequence ATGGCATCGTTTAAAATTGAAGGTGGTCATAAATTAAATGGAACCATCACTCCACAAGGAGCAAAAAATGAAGTTTTACAGATACTTTGTGCAGTTCTATTAACTCCAGAAAAAGTTACAGTTCATAATGTTCCAGATATTATTGATGTTAACAAACTAATTTTTATTTTAGGAGAATTAGGTGTTAAAGTAGAAAAATTAAGTAGTAATTCTTACGCTTTTCAAGCGGATGAAGTAAATTTAGGATATTTAGAATCTCCAGAATTTAAGAGAGATGGTAGCTCTTTACGTGGTTCTATTATGCTTGTAGGGCCAATGTTGGCAAGATTTGGTAAAGGATATATACCTAAACCTGGTGGAGATAAAATAGGTCGTAGAAGATTAGATACACATTTTGAAGGTTTTACAAATTTAGGTGCTTTTTTTAGATATAATAAAGAAGAATCTTTTTATGGAGTAGAAGCAGAAGAGTTATTTGGTACAGATATGTTATTAGATGAAGCCTCTGTAACTGGTACTGCTAATATTTTAATGGCTGCAGTTTTAGCAACAGGTACAACAACTATATATAATGCAGCTTGCGAACCTTATATTCAACAATTATGTAAAATGTTGAATTCTATGGGTGCAAACATAACAGGTGTTGGTTCTAACTTATTAACCATTATTGGTGTAGATACTTTAGGAGGGTGTGAGCATACAGTTTTACCAGATATGATTGAGATAGGTTCTTGGATTGGTGTTGCTGTAATGACACGTTCAGCATTAACAATAAAAAATGTTAGTTGGGAAAATTTAGGGCAAATACCAAATGTTTTTGCTAAATTAGGGATTGAATTCGAGAAAATAGGGGATGATATATTTATTCCAGAACAAGAATCATATGAAATTCAGAATTACATAGATGGTTCTGTTTTAACTGTTTCAGATGCTCCTTGGCCAGGTTTTACACCAGATTTATTGAGTATTGTTTTGGTTATTGCAACACAAGCAAAAGGTACAGTTTTAATACATCAAAAAATGTTTGAGAGTCGTTTGTTTTTTGTTGATAAATTAATTGATATGGGTGCTAAAGTTATTCTTTGCGATCCACATAGAGCAACTGTTATAGGCCAGAATTTTGAAAGTACATTAAAAGCAACAACTATGACTTCTCCAGATATTAGAGCTGGAATCTCATTATTAATTGCTGCCTTATCAGCAAAAGGAACATCAATAATTCATAATATTGAACAAATTGATAGAGGTTACGAAAATATAGAAGCGCGTTTAAAATCAATAGGCGCTAAAATTGAAAGAATTTAA
- a CDS encoding ATP-dependent helicase, with product MNTYLNTLNEAQKQAVLQKDGPMIIIAGAGSGKTRVLTYRIAHLMQSGVDSFNILSLTFTNKAAREMKERIAGVVGQSEAKNLWMGTFHSVFARILRSEADKLGFPSNFTIYDSQDSVRLISTIIKEMNLDKERYKPKQILGRISSFKNSLITVRAYFNNSDLQEADLHASRPKVGDIYKEYVDRCFKSGAMDFDDLLLRTNELLARFPDVLAKYQDRFRYIMVDEYQDTNHSQYIIVRALADKFGNICVVGDDSQSIYSFRGANIQNILNFQKDYPDVKTFKLEQNYRSTKNIVNAANSVIARNKTKLDKEVWTSNDPGDSINVMRTISDGEEGRFVAQSIWENQMNHQLTSDNFCVLYRTNSQSRAIEDALRKKNIDYKIYGGISFYQRKEIKDILSYLRILINPNDEEALKRIINYPARGIGATTIDRLTIAANHYKKSIFEIIKYIDKIDIKINSSTKNKLQNFMNMILRFQIESQTKNAFEIAETVVKETRLIKDLEKDGTPEAVSKVENVQELLNGIKDFITDKIEEGADASLTTFLEDVALATDFDAKKDEEKPSVSLMTIHQSKGLEYLYVYIVGLEENLFPSAMSMNTRSELEEERRLFYVALTRAEKVAYLSYAQTRYRWGKLVDAEPSRFLEEIDDQYLHYITPKVPEPSVNRFVDKSIFDDAPKGIRFQKPIQRKKMERDLAKKKEVIIPKNLKKVSQAIPKTNLFDTTVAVGNIVEHNRFGAGEVIALEGKGPNKKAEIKFSTVGKKKLLLQFAKLKVIG from the coding sequence TTGAATACCTATTTAAATACTTTAAACGAAGCACAAAAACAGGCTGTCTTACAAAAAGATGGCCCAATGATAATTATTGCAGGAGCAGGTTCTGGTAAAACACGTGTTTTAACCTACAGAATAGCGCATTTAATGCAATCTGGTGTAGATTCTTTTAACATTTTATCGCTAACTTTTACCAATAAAGCAGCTCGTGAAATGAAAGAAAGAATTGCAGGAGTTGTAGGCCAAAGTGAAGCAAAAAACCTTTGGATGGGAACTTTTCACTCGGTTTTTGCAAGAATTTTAAGATCAGAAGCAGACAAATTAGGTTTTCCAAGCAATTTTACAATTTACGATTCACAAGATTCAGTTCGATTAATATCAACAATTATTAAAGAAATGAATTTAGATAAAGAACGCTATAAACCAAAGCAGATTTTAGGACGAATTTCATCTTTCAAAAATAGCTTAATAACAGTTAGAGCGTATTTTAATAATTCTGATTTGCAAGAAGCAGATTTACACGCAAGCAGACCAAAAGTTGGTGATATTTATAAAGAATATGTAGACAGATGTTTTAAATCTGGTGCAATGGATTTTGATGATTTATTGTTAAGAACTAATGAATTGTTGGCGCGTTTTCCAGATGTTTTAGCAAAATATCAAGACAGATTTAGATATATTATGGTAGATGAGTATCAAGATACAAACCACTCACAATATATAATTGTAAGAGCTTTAGCAGATAAATTTGGTAATATTTGTGTGGTTGGTGACGATTCTCAGAGTATTTATAGTTTTAGGGGTGCAAATATTCAGAATATCTTAAATTTTCAAAAAGATTATCCAGATGTAAAAACCTTTAAATTAGAGCAAAATTATAGATCAACAAAAAATATTGTAAACGCAGCAAACTCTGTAATAGCAAGAAATAAAACCAAATTAGATAAAGAAGTTTGGACCTCTAATGATCCAGGAGATTCTATAAATGTAATGCGAACTATTTCTGATGGTGAAGAAGGGCGTTTTGTAGCACAATCCATTTGGGAAAACCAAATGAATCATCAATTAACATCAGATAATTTTTGTGTTTTATATAGAACAAATTCACAATCTAGAGCTATAGAAGATGCGTTAAGAAAGAAAAATATTGATTATAAAATTTATGGTGGAATCTCATTTTATCAAAGAAAAGAGATAAAAGATATTTTATCATATTTAAGAATTTTAATCAACCCAAATGATGAAGAAGCACTAAAAAGAATTATCAATTATCCTGCAAGAGGAATTGGAGCAACAACTATTGATAGACTTACTATAGCTGCAAATCATTATAAAAAATCAATTTTCGAAATCATAAAATATATTGATAAAATCGATATTAAAATAAATTCTAGCACCAAAAATAAACTACAGAATTTTATGAATATGATTTTGCGTTTTCAAATAGAATCGCAAACAAAAAATGCTTTTGAAATTGCAGAAACTGTTGTAAAAGAAACTAGATTAATTAAAGATTTAGAAAAAGATGGTACACCAGAAGCTGTAAGTAAAGTAGAAAACGTTCAAGAACTTTTAAACGGAATTAAAGATTTTATTACAGATAAAATAGAAGAAGGTGCAGATGCTTCTTTAACTACATTTTTAGAAGATGTTGCTTTGGCTACAGATTTCGATGCTAAAAAAGACGAAGAAAAACCAAGTGTTTCTTTAATGACCATTCATCAATCTAAAGGTTTAGAGTATTTATATGTGTACATTGTTGGTTTAGAAGAAAATTTATTTCCTTCTGCAATGAGTATGAATACTAGGAGTGAGCTAGAAGAGGAGCGTAGATTATTTTACGTAGCATTAACAAGAGCAGAAAAGGTTGCCTATTTAAGTTATGCTCAAACACGTTACAGATGGGGTAAATTAGTAGATGCAGAACCAAGTCGTTTTTTAGAAGAAATAGACGATCAATATTTACATTATATTACTCCAAAAGTACCAGAACCAAGTGTTAATCGTTTTGTTGATAAAAGTATTTTTGATGATGCACCAAAAGGTATACGCTTTCAAAAACCAATTCAACGTAAAAAAATGGAGCGTGATTTGGCCAAAAAGAAAGAAGTGATAATTCCTAAAAACTTAAAAAAAGTATCACAAGCTATACCAAAAACCAATTTATTTGATACTACAGTTGCAGTTGGCAATATTGTAGAACATAATAGATTTGGTGCAGGAGAAGTTATTGCATTAGAAGGTAAAGGACCAAATAAAAAAGCAGAAATTAAATTTAGCACGGTAGGTAAAAAGAAATTATTGCTACAATTTGCTAAATTAAAAGTGATTGGATAA
- a CDS encoding DUF4290 domain-containing protein, with translation MTFDLEYNSERTLMIIPEYGRHIQKLVNHCVALETKEERDKMAKAIVDVMGNLQPHLRDVPDFKHKLWDQLYIMSEFKLDVESPYPQPSKEELQEKPEGLAYPKSASRYRYYGNNIQTMIDVALSWEEGEKKEALVFTIANHMKKCYLNWNKDTVDDAVIFKHLYDLSDGKIDLRNTEEELTESKNLLKKRNSQGQNHSKSNHKKQHHNHKNRKRY, from the coding sequence ATGACATTCGATTTAGAATATAATTCAGAAAGAACATTAATGATAATTCCAGAATATGGTAGACATATTCAGAAATTGGTAAATCATTGTGTAGCTTTAGAAACCAAAGAAGAAAGAGATAAAATGGCAAAAGCCATTGTAGATGTTATGGGTAATTTACAACCACATTTACGAGATGTTCCAGATTTTAAACACAAATTATGGGATCAATTATATATAATGTCTGAGTTTAAGTTAGATGTAGAATCACCTTATCCACAGCCATCAAAAGAAGAATTACAAGAAAAACCAGAAGGTTTAGCTTATCCAAAATCAGCATCAAGATATCGTTATTATGGTAACAACATACAAACAATGATAGATGTTGCTTTAAGTTGGGAAGAAGGTGAGAAAAAGGAAGCTTTGGTGTTTACCATTGCAAATCATATGAAAAAATGTTATTTAAATTGGAATAAAGATACTGTAGATGACGCTGTGATTTTTAAACATTTATATGACTTATCTGATGGAAAAATAGATTTAAGAAATACAGAAGAAGAATTAACAGAAAGTAAAAATCTATTGAAAAAAAGGAATTCTCAAGGACAAAATCATTCTAAGAGCAATCATAAGAAACAACACCACAATCATAAAAACAGAAAAAGATATTAA
- a CDS encoding transcriptional regulator, with translation MTSILTGDIINSRNVATHLWLPILKDAFNTVGTSPKTWEIFRGDSFQIEINSIENALLFAIKLKTALKKIKNLDVRIAIGIGAKNEAFKNITEGNGEAFINSGFAFDNILKKQNLAFKTPWPEFDNILNTALALALLTMDNWTINSATFVEMYLNKPTVTQKIIAKELNISESSASERRKRAGLDEILQLEQLYRTLINQKTVN, from the coding sequence ATGACAAGCATTTTAACAGGCGATATTATAAACTCTAGAAATGTAGCTACACATCTGTGGTTACCTATTTTAAAAGATGCATTTAATACTGTTGGAACATCGCCAAAAACTTGGGAAATTTTTAGAGGAGACAGTTTTCAAATAGAAATTAATTCGATAGAAAACGCCTTATTATTTGCCATAAAATTAAAGACAGCTTTAAAGAAAATTAAAAATTTAGATGTTAGAATTGCTATTGGAATTGGAGCAAAAAACGAAGCTTTTAAAAATATTACAGAAGGAAATGGAGAAGCTTTTATAAACAGCGGATTTGCTTTTGACAACATTCTAAAAAAACAAAATCTAGCATTTAAAACTCCTTGGCCTGAATTTGATAATATCTTAAACACTGCTTTAGCTTTAGCTTTATTAACTATGGACAATTGGACTATAAATTCTGCCACTTTTGTAGAAATGTACTTAAATAAGCCAACAGTAACTCAGAAAATAATTGCCAAAGAATTAAACATCTCAGAAAGTAGTGCTAGCGAACGTAGAAAAAGAGCAGGTTTGGATGAAATTTTACAATTAGAGCAACTATACAGAACATTAATCAATCAAAAAACAGTAAACTAA
- a CDS encoding HNH endonuclease produces MIRNLWKEEWKDIQFDEKISTKKKFKISNYGRIIKSSNGKEILKRQTYINGYETISVRQVVNKKSTSRYVHKLVAQHFLPKENDDQLYVIHLDYDKTNNVLENLKWATKREKELHQFNHPNWENVVKKRSKNIGKLTEGKVKIIKRQLKNNRTRITMIAKRFGVSDMQIHRIKTGENWSHIKI; encoded by the coding sequence ATGATTAGAAACTTATGGAAAGAAGAATGGAAAGACATTCAATTTGATGAAAAGATTTCGACGAAGAAGAAGTTTAAAATTTCTAATTATGGACGAATCATTAAATCGAGTAATGGAAAAGAAATTCTAAAAAGACAAACTTATATTAATGGGTATGAAACCATTTCTGTAAGACAAGTAGTAAACAAAAAATCTACAAGTAGGTATGTACATAAACTTGTGGCACAACATTTTTTACCCAAAGAAAATGATGACCAACTTTATGTAATCCATTTAGATTATGATAAAACAAATAATGTTTTAGAAAATTTAAAATGGGCTACAAAAAGAGAAAAAGAGTTGCATCAATTTAATCACCCAAATTGGGAGAATGTTGTTAAAAAAAGAAGTAAGAATATTGGTAAACTAACCGAAGGAAAGGTTAAAATTATTAAAAGGCAACTTAAAAATAATAGAACAAGAATTACTATGATCGCCAAACGTTTTGGTGTTTCAGATATGCAAATTCATAGAATAAAGACTGGTGAAAATTGGTCGCATATTAAAATTTAA